In Legionella beliardensis, the following are encoded in one genomic region:
- the icd gene encoding NADP-dependent isocitrate dehydrogenase, with amino-acid sequence MTFEKIHIPEQGQAITCANGRLNVPDFPIIPFIEGDGIGVDVTPAMRNVVDAAVAKAYGNKRKIAWMEIYAGEKATQVYGGDQWLPAETLQAIKQFIIAIKGPLTTPVGGGIRSLNVAIRQELDLYTCLRPIKYFKGTPSPLKEPWKTDMVIFRENSEDIYAGIEWQANSEKAIKVINFLTHEMGVTKIRFPDNCGIGIKPVSQQGTARLVRAAIQYAIDNDRDSVTLVHKGNIMKFTEGAFKEWGYEVARDEFGAELYEGGPWMQLTNTKTGKKIIVKDTIADAFLQQILLRPEDYSVIATLNLNGDYISDALAAQVGGIGIAPGANLSQEVAVFEATHGTAPKYAGLDKVNPGSLILSAEMMLRHLGWVEAADLIIKSMADTIESKTVTYDFARMMEGANCVSCSGFAQAMIERM; translated from the coding sequence ATGACATTTGAGAAAATTCATATACCAGAGCAAGGACAAGCTATTACTTGTGCTAATGGAAGATTAAATGTACCTGATTTTCCAATTATTCCGTTTATAGAAGGTGATGGAATTGGGGTAGATGTTACGCCAGCAATGCGCAATGTCGTCGATGCTGCCGTAGCGAAAGCCTATGGCAATAAAAGAAAAATCGCCTGGATGGAAATTTATGCCGGAGAAAAAGCCACTCAAGTTTATGGTGGTGATCAATGGTTACCTGCTGAAACATTGCAAGCAATCAAGCAATTTATTATTGCCATTAAGGGACCATTGACAACGCCTGTTGGCGGTGGGATCCGCTCATTAAATGTTGCCATTCGGCAAGAATTAGATTTATACACCTGTTTGCGACCCATTAAATACTTTAAAGGCACGCCTAGCCCACTTAAAGAGCCTTGGAAAACCGATATGGTTATTTTTAGAGAAAACTCTGAAGATATTTATGCGGGTATTGAATGGCAAGCCAATTCTGAAAAAGCAATAAAGGTCATTAATTTTTTAACGCATGAAATGGGTGTGACTAAGATTCGCTTCCCTGACAATTGTGGCATAGGCATTAAACCCGTTTCACAGCAAGGAACAGCGAGACTTGTAAGAGCGGCTATTCAATATGCTATTGATAATGATCGTGACTCCGTCACTTTAGTGCATAAAGGTAATATTATGAAATTTACTGAAGGTGCATTTAAAGAATGGGGTTATGAAGTCGCACGTGATGAGTTTGGCGCTGAGCTTTATGAAGGTGGCCCGTGGATGCAACTCACTAATACTAAAACAGGTAAGAAAATTATTGTAAAAGACACGATAGCAGATGCATTCCTACAGCAAATCTTACTGCGCCCAGAAGATTACAGTGTCATTGCCACACTTAACTTAAATGGCGATTATATTTCAGATGCGCTAGCGGCTCAGGTAGGGGGGATTGGTATTGCTCCAGGTGCAAATTTAAGCCAAGAAGTTGCTGTTTTTGAAGCAACGCACGGCACAGCGCCAAAATATGCTGGTCTTGATAAGGTGAATCCTGGCTCTTTAATTCTTTCAGCCGAAATGATGCTAAGGCATTTAGGTTGGGTAGAGGCAGCTGATTTAATTATTAAGTCAATGGCAGATACTATTGAGTCTAAAACCGTTACCTATGATTTTGCGCGGATGATGGAAGGTGCGAACTGCGTTAGCTGCTCAGGATTTGCACAGGCGATGATTGAGAGAATGTAA
- the clpS gene encoding ATP-dependent Clp protease adapter ClpS has translation MSGRYLEEFVEYKNAEAEVLPAVKVPKKYKVILLNDDYTPMDFVVDVLKRFFRLNEELATQIMLQVHILGKGVCGIYTRDIAETKVAQVNDYARSHEHPLLCTMEPE, from the coding sequence ATGAGTGGCCGGTATTTAGAGGAGTTTGTTGAATATAAAAACGCAGAGGCAGAAGTTCTCCCTGCAGTCAAAGTTCCAAAGAAATATAAAGTCATTTTATTGAATGATGACTATACACCAATGGATTTTGTAGTGGATGTATTAAAGCGTTTTTTTCGATTAAACGAGGAGCTGGCAACCCAGATTATGTTACAGGTTCATATTTTGGGAAAAGGTGTATGTGGTATTTATACCAGGGACATAGCAGAGACTAAAGTTGCTCAGGTAAACGATTATGCCAGAAGTCATGAGCATCCTCTATTGTGTACTATGGAACCAGAAT